A genomic stretch from uncultured Pseudodesulfovibrio sp. includes:
- a CDS encoding transposase, translating to MSKKRRMFTAKFKACVALADLSGEHTLFDLVSKYGVHTNQISTWKRQAKEGVVVSFSGKVEKSQQMDEARIKDLHAKIGQFLIEKDFLQQAFAKI from the coding sequence ATGTCCAAGAAGAGAAGAATGTTCACTGCTAAATTTAAAGCCTGCGTAGCCCTCGCCGACCTATCTGGCGAGCACACTCTTTTCGATTTAGTCAGCAAGTATGGCGTTCATACCAACCAAATATCCACTTGGAAACGACAAGCCAAAGAAGGTGTTGTCGTATCTTTTTCTGGTAAGGTAGAAAAGAGCCAGCAAATGGACGAAGCGCGTATCAAGGATCTGCACGCTAAGATCGGCCAATTTTTGATCGAGAAGGATTTTTTGCAA